The nucleotide window AATTGCACCGGAAAGGTGCCGAAAAGGTACAGACGCGGCACTGTTTTTTAACAGCAATGATGTAGGACAAATGCTGACTTGCTTGTAAGACATGTCTGATAGGCAAATGGATTTTGCCTGTTATACTGCGCCCGCCCCGCACAAGGAGTGGTGTTGTGAAGATACGTGTCATGCTTGAACCCAAACAACAAGGTTTTACCGCCATCGCACCGGCGCTTGCAGGTTGTAGTGGTCAAGGCTACACAAAAGAAGAAGCCTTGCGCGATTTGCAACAGGCGATTCAAGAATATCTACAAGTCATTGATGAAGAATTTTATGTCGGTGAAGGCGTAGAAGTACTCGATCTCGCTTTATAAACGTAAAC belongs to Gammaproteobacteria bacterium and includes:
- a CDS encoding type II toxin-antitoxin system HicB family antitoxin, producing MKIRVMLEPKQQGFTAIAPALAGCSGQGYTKEEALRDLQQAIQEYLQVIDEEFYVGEGVEVLDLAL